One Lactobacillus crispatus DNA segment encodes these proteins:
- a CDS encoding lysophospholipid acyltransferase family protein, translating to MFYKIIRPIARFIVWVLNGHLHIHHKNRLPKGNYILVAPHRTWWEPILFALGASPMEFMFMAKIELFKNPVLRFILDHAHAFPVDRKNPGPSALKIPVKGLRKGELSLIIFPSGTRHSAELKGGALLISKMSQKPMVPVVYQGPLTFKGLLKRKPMEVNFGNPITIDKKTKLTHENEQIIYKQLEDAWNKLDDELDPNFHYVAK from the coding sequence ATGTTTTATAAAATAATTCGTCCGATTGCCCGCTTTATCGTATGGGTACTAAATGGACACTTACATATTCATCACAAGAATCGTTTACCTAAAGGTAACTATATCTTAGTTGCACCTCACCGTACCTGGTGGGAACCTATCTTGTTTGCCTTAGGTGCTAGTCCAATGGAATTTATGTTCATGGCTAAAATCGAACTATTCAAAAATCCGGTTTTACGTTTTATTTTAGATCATGCCCATGCCTTTCCTGTCGATCGAAAAAATCCAGGACCATCTGCATTAAAAATCCCAGTAAAAGGATTAAGAAAAGGGGAATTATCATTAATCATTTTTCCATCGGGCACAAGACACTCTGCTGAATTAAAAGGTGGTGCACTTTTAATTTCTAAAATGTCGCAAAAGCCAATGGTTCCAGTAGTTTACCAGGGTCCATTAACTTTTAAAGGTTTATTGAAAAGAAAGCCAATGGAAGTTAACTTCGGCAATCCAATTACGATTGATAAAAAGACTAAGTTAACTCACGAAAATGAACAAATTATTTATAAGCAATTAGAAGATGCTTGGAATAAACTGGATGATGAACTAGACCCTAATTTCCACTATGTAGCTAAATAA
- a CDS encoding GIY-YIG nuclease family protein: MVELKDNERIDYMYSDNLRIIQDKTAFSFSMDTLLLAYWAKGLIRDKDKVADLCAGNCAATIYMAYFNRAHYDAIEIQDEIYSQAVRSIELNDMENRISVYQDNVLNAPHFLRKDSYDVVTVNPPYFKAPEGHEVNPDRKKAIARHELLINLEQIIEVASGLLKMKGKMFMVHRPERLSEIAYYCIKHDLSIKMVQPFVPHRGEDANLVIVEAVKHTGTDGTVLKDAVEVHEANGDFTPLVQRISRETEEDKAKHEAQGKYYFYVLLCNDGSFYGGFTNDLEHRLKMHNSGKGAKYTKTRRPVRMIYHEQFDDKRLALKREYWFKHHSRAWKEKFLHEHNIKF, translated from the coding sequence ATGGTTGAGCTTAAAGATAATGAACGAATCGATTATATGTACAGTGATAATTTGCGAATTATCCAAGATAAAACAGCCTTTAGTTTTTCAATGGATACCTTATTATTAGCATATTGGGCTAAAGGATTAATTCGCGATAAGGATAAAGTAGCAGATTTATGTGCGGGTAACTGTGCCGCAACTATTTATATGGCATATTTTAACCGAGCACATTACGATGCAATTGAAATTCAAGATGAAATTTATTCTCAAGCTGTGCGTTCGATTGAATTAAACGATATGGAGAATCGAATTTCAGTTTATCAAGATAATGTGCTAAATGCTCCGCATTTTTTGCGTAAAGATAGTTATGATGTGGTGACGGTAAATCCACCGTATTTTAAAGCTCCAGAAGGTCATGAAGTTAATCCAGATCGCAAAAAGGCAATCGCTCGCCATGAACTTTTGATTAATTTAGAGCAAATAATTGAAGTGGCTAGTGGCTTGCTTAAGATGAAGGGCAAGATGTTCATGGTACATCGACCAGAGCGACTAAGTGAGATTGCTTACTACTGTATAAAGCATGATTTGAGTATTAAAATGGTGCAGCCTTTTGTGCCACATCGCGGTGAAGATGCCAATTTAGTGATCGTTGAAGCTGTTAAACATACAGGGACTGACGGAACTGTTTTAAAAGATGCAGTTGAAGTTCATGAAGCAAACGGTGATTTTACGCCATTAGTTCAGCGAATCTCTCGAGAAACTGAAGAAGATAAGGCTAAGCATGAAGCACAAGGCAAATACTATTTTTATGTATTATTGTGCAATGATGGCAGTTTTTATGGTGGCTTTACCAATGACTTAGAGCATCGCTTAAAAATGCATAATTCTGGGAAGGGTGCTAAGTATACCAAAACGCGGCGTCCTGTACGGATGATTTATCATGAACAGTTTGACGATAAGCGTTTAGCTTTGAAACGAGAATATTGGTTTAAACATCATTCACGTGCTTGGAAGGAAAAATTTTTGCATGAGCATAATATAAAGTTTTAA
- the rpsB gene encoding 30S ribosomal protein S2 gives MADVVTMKQLLEAGVHFGHQTRRWNPKMAPYIFTQRNGIYIIDLQKTIKMLDDAYNFMKAVAQDGGVFLFVGTKKQAQDSIAEEATRAGQYYVNQRWLGGTLTNWSTMQSRIKRLKQLKQMSEDGTFDVLPKKEVALLTKEMDKLEKFFGGIEDMPRIPDVLFVVDPKKEKIAVHEANILGIPVVAMVDTNTDPDPIDVVIPSNDDAIRAIRLIAGAMADAVVEGQQGQDDESVEVDFKENADGSEEIVSAEENPED, from the coding sequence ATGGCAGACGTTGTTACAATGAAGCAATTGCTTGAAGCTGGTGTCCACTTTGGTCACCAAACTAGAAGATGGAACCCAAAGATGGCTCCTTACATTTTCACTCAAAGAAATGGTATCTACATCATTGATTTGCAAAAGACTATCAAGATGTTAGATGATGCTTACAACTTCATGAAGGCTGTTGCCCAAGACGGTGGCGTTTTCTTATTTGTAGGTACTAAGAAGCAAGCTCAAGATTCAATTGCTGAAGAAGCAACTCGTGCAGGTCAATACTACGTAAACCAACGTTGGTTGGGTGGTACTTTGACTAACTGGTCAACTATGCAAAGCCGTATTAAGAGATTAAAGCAATTAAAGCAAATGTCAGAAGATGGTACTTTTGATGTTCTTCCAAAGAAGGAAGTTGCTCTCTTAACTAAGGAAATGGACAAGCTTGAAAAATTCTTTGGTGGTATTGAAGATATGCCAAGAATTCCAGATGTATTGTTCGTAGTAGACCCTAAGAAAGAAAAGATTGCTGTTCACGAAGCTAACATTTTGGGTATCCCAGTTGTAGCTATGGTTGATACCAACACTGATCCAGACCCAATCGACGTAGTTATTCCATCAAACGATGACGCTATTCGTGCTATTCGTTTGATTGCTGGTGCTATGGCTGATGCTGTTGTTGAAGGTCAACAAGGTCAAGATGATGAATCAGTTGAAGTTGACTTCAAGGAAAATGCAGACGGTTCAGAAGAAATCGTTAGCGCTGAAGAAAACCCAGAAGACTAG
- the tsf gene encoding translation elongation factor Ts, which produces MAQITAKLVKELRERTGAGVMDAKKALVEVDGDMDKAVQYLRDKGMAKAAKKADRVAAEGLTGVYVNGNVAAITEVNSETDFVSQNDKFVNLVNEATKTIAEGKPADMEAAKELKMADGTTLDQSFVNATATIGEKIVLRRFALEEKNDDQEFGAYQHNGGQIGVITVLEGADAATAKHLAMHIAAMSPKVISPDELDDQFIIDQLAVMNHKIDQDNESRALVHKKPLPHLVYGSAKQLTDDVLAKAKEDIKAELKEEGKPEKIWDRIIPGKMQRFIDDNTQVDKQFAVLSQDYIMDDSKTVGEFLKEKGAKLVAFQRYEVGEGIEKKQEDFAAEVREQMK; this is translated from the coding sequence ATGGCACAAATTACTGCAAAATTAGTTAAAGAATTACGTGAACGTACTGGTGCTGGCGTTATGGACGCTAAGAAGGCATTAGTAGAAGTTGACGGTGACATGGATAAGGCTGTTCAATACCTTCGTGATAAAGGTATGGCTAAGGCAGCTAAGAAGGCTGACCGTGTTGCAGCTGAAGGTTTAACTGGCGTTTACGTTAATGGTAATGTGGCAGCTATTACTGAAGTTAACTCAGAAACTGACTTTGTTTCTCAAAACGACAAGTTTGTTAACTTGGTAAATGAAGCTACTAAGACTATTGCTGAAGGTAAGCCAGCTGATATGGAAGCAGCTAAGGAATTGAAGATGGCTGATGGTACTACTTTAGACCAATCATTCGTTAACGCAACTGCTACAATTGGTGAAAAGATTGTTTTACGTCGTTTTGCTTTAGAAGAAAAGAATGACGATCAAGAATTTGGTGCTTACCAACACAATGGTGGTCAAATTGGTGTTATCACTGTTTTAGAAGGTGCAGATGCTGCAACTGCTAAGCACTTGGCTATGCACATCGCTGCTATGAGCCCTAAGGTTATTTCACCAGACGAATTAGATGATCAATTTATCATTGATCAATTAGCTGTGATGAACCACAAGATTGACCAAGACAATGAAAGTCGTGCATTGGTACATAAGAAACCATTACCTCACCTTGTTTACGGTTCAGCTAAGCAATTAACTGATGATGTTTTGGCTAAGGCTAAGGAAGACATCAAGGCTGAACTTAAAGAAGAAGGTAAGCCAGAAAAGATTTGGGACAGAATTATTCCTGGTAAGATGCAACGCTTTATTGATGATAATACTCAAGTTGACAAGCAATTTGCAGTGTTATCACAAGACTACATTATGGACGATAGCAAGACTGTTGGCGAATTTTTGAAGGAAAAAGGCGCTAAGTTAGTTGCTTTCCAACGTTACGAAGTTGGCGAAGGTATCGAAAAGAAGCAAGAAGACTTCGCTGCTGAAGTTCGTGAACAAATGAAGTAG
- the pyrH gene encoding UMP kinase: MSQVKYKRVILKISGEALAGDKGTGINPTVIGHLAKEIKSVHDLGVEIGIVCGGGNMWRGETGAKLGMERAQADYMGMLATIMNGLALQDGLEKIGVPTRMQTSIEMRQIAEPYIRRRALRHLEKGRVVIFGGGTGNPYFSTDTTAALRAAEIGADVILMAKNGVDGVYSADPKTDPSATKFSELTQLDLISKDLKVMDRTASSLSMDTEIPLIVFNVNTPGNIKKVVLGENIGTVIRGDK, from the coding sequence ATGAGTCAAGTTAAATATAAACGTGTCATTTTAAAAATATCAGGTGAAGCTTTAGCAGGTGACAAGGGTACGGGTATTAATCCTACTGTAATTGGTCACTTAGCTAAAGAAATCAAATCAGTTCATGATTTAGGTGTTGAAATTGGTATCGTCTGTGGTGGCGGTAACATGTGGCGTGGTGAAACTGGCGCTAAGTTGGGTATGGAACGTGCTCAAGCAGATTACATGGGTATGTTAGCAACTATCATGAATGGTTTAGCTTTGCAAGATGGTCTTGAAAAAATAGGTGTTCCTACTAGAATGCAAACTTCAATTGAAATGAGACAGATTGCGGAGCCTTACATTAGAAGAAGAGCTTTGCGTCACCTTGAAAAGGGTCGTGTAGTCATTTTTGGTGGTGGTACTGGTAATCCATACTTCTCAACTGATACTACTGCAGCCCTTCGTGCAGCTGAAATTGGTGCTGATGTAATTTTGATGGCTAAAAACGGTGTTGACGGTGTTTACTCAGCTGATCCAAAGACTGATCCTTCAGCAACTAAGTTCTCAGAATTAACTCAACTTGATTTAATTTCAAAGGACTTGAAGGTCATGGATAGAACTGCAAGTTCACTTTCAATGGATACTGAAATTCCATTAATTGTCTTTAACGTTAATACTCCAGGCAATATCAAGAAGGTTGTATTGGGTGAAAATATTGGTACTGTTATTAGAGGTGATAAATAA
- the frr gene encoding ribosome recycling factor gives MNNETIEKAKTKMTDSIKVYQKRLASIRAGVANAALLDNVQVEYYGAPTPLTQMSSITIPEPRVLLITPYDQNSLDDIEHALLASNLGLTPANDGKVIRLVIPQLTGERREEIAKEVGKFAEEAKIAVRNVRRDAMNTLKKDEKNGDITEDEQRNLEKQVQKVTDDAAKQIDQLADEKRKEITQG, from the coding sequence ATGAATAACGAAACTATTGAAAAAGCAAAAACTAAAATGACGGATTCTATTAAGGTTTATCAAAAGAGATTAGCTTCTATCCGTGCAGGTGTTGCTAACGCTGCTCTTCTTGATAATGTCCAAGTAGAATACTATGGGGCACCAACTCCATTGACTCAAATGTCTAGTATTACCATTCCTGAACCACGTGTATTGCTTATTACTCCATATGATCAAAATTCATTAGATGATATTGAACATGCATTGTTGGCTTCAAACTTAGGATTAACTCCGGCAAATGATGGTAAGGTAATTAGATTAGTAATCCCTCAACTCACTGGTGAAAGAAGAGAAGAAATTGCCAAAGAAGTTGGAAAATTTGCGGAAGAAGCTAAAATTGCTGTGAGAAATGTTCGCCGTGATGCCATGAATACTTTGAAAAAAGATGAAAAGAATGGTGATATTACTGAAGACGAACAACGTAACTTAGAAAAGCAAGTACAAAAAGTAACTGATGATGCTGCTAAGCAGATTGACCAACTTGCTGATGAAAAGCGTAAGGAAATTACTCAAGGTTAA
- a CDS encoding isoprenyl transferase: protein MSNKDNELNHLAIIMDGNGRWAKKRHRPRFVGHREGMDNVERITLAADKLGIKVLTLYAFSTENWARPKEEVAYLMNLPVRFFDKYMPTLMENNVKVNIMGYLDELPEKTYRIVQRAMSETANNTGLILNFAFNYGSRREITSAMQELGGMIEAGSLKSKEITEKMISDHLMTKNFGPYQDPDLLIRTSGEQRISNFLLWQLAYSELAFSEKNWPDFDENDLKKFVEDYKHRNRRFGKVDESDS, encoded by the coding sequence ATGAGTAATAAGGATAATGAATTAAATCATTTAGCCATTATTATGGATGGTAATGGACGTTGGGCAAAAAAGAGGCATAGACCTCGTTTTGTTGGCCATCGAGAGGGAATGGATAATGTTGAGCGGATTACTTTAGCTGCTGATAAATTAGGAATTAAAGTTTTGACACTTTATGCTTTTTCTACTGAGAATTGGGCTCGTCCTAAAGAAGAAGTAGCTTACTTAATGAACCTCCCTGTTCGCTTTTTTGATAAATACATGCCAACATTGATGGAAAATAATGTTAAGGTAAACATTATGGGCTATTTGGATGAATTGCCTGAAAAGACTTATCGCATTGTTCAACGTGCAATGTCAGAGACGGCCAATAATACAGGCTTAATTCTGAATTTTGCTTTTAACTACGGGTCAAGAAGAGAAATTACGTCTGCTATGCAGGAGCTCGGTGGAATGATTGAAGCTGGTTCACTGAAAAGCAAAGAAATTACTGAAAAAATGATTTCAGATCATTTGATGACTAAAAACTTTGGTCCATATCAAGATCCGGATTTATTAATTAGAACGTCCGGTGAACAGCGAATTTCTAATTTCTTGTTATGGCAATTAGCATATTCAGAACTTGCCTTTAGCGAAAAAAATTGGCCAGATTTTGATGAAAATGATTTAAAAAAATTTGTAGAAGATTATAAGCACCGTAACCGGCGCTTTGGTAAAGTAGACGAATCGGATAGTTAA
- a CDS encoding phosphatidate cytidylyltransferase has product MKQRTITAIIALCLFIPIVLAGGLWMDWLTVLFAAVGISEIFLMKKQILVSFNFLLALLATLTWTVPDSFFKVFPSNITKLGVFYGIIMLFLTWTVLSKNKTTFDDVGVYILAALYIGIGFHYMAAIRAYPQNGLALLGYVFVVVWSTDIGAYMIGRKIGKHKLWPVISPNKTWEGSIGAVICALICSAIYMAILGSFGINFGVSELTMIILAFFLSIVGQMGDLVESAYKRFYGVKDSGKILPGHGGILDRFDSMLFVLPVVATILGIVH; this is encoded by the coding sequence ATGAAACAACGTACAATTACGGCAATTATTGCCTTATGTCTTTTTATTCCAATTGTGCTCGCAGGTGGCCTTTGGATGGATTGGCTGACTGTATTATTCGCAGCAGTTGGCATTAGCGAAATCTTTTTAATGAAGAAACAAATCTTAGTTTCTTTTAATTTCTTGTTAGCCTTACTTGCAACTTTAACCTGGACAGTTCCAGACTCATTCTTTAAAGTATTTCCTTCAAATATCACTAAATTAGGTGTGTTTTATGGAATTATTATGTTGTTCTTGACTTGGACTGTTCTTTCAAAGAATAAAACCACTTTTGATGATGTAGGTGTATATATTTTGGCTGCACTTTACATTGGAATAGGTTTTCACTATATGGCAGCCATTAGAGCATACCCACAAAACGGTTTAGCATTGCTGGGTTATGTTTTTGTTGTTGTTTGGTCCACTGATATCGGTGCCTACATGATTGGACGTAAGATTGGAAAACATAAATTGTGGCCAGTTATTAGTCCTAATAAAACATGGGAGGGCTCGATCGGTGCAGTTATTTGTGCCTTAATTTGTAGTGCCATCTACATGGCGATTCTTGGCAGCTTTGGTATTAACTTTGGTGTATCTGAATTAACGATGATTATTCTGGCCTTTTTCTTATCAATTGTTGGTCAAATGGGTGATTTAGTTGAATCAGCTTACAAGCGTTTCTATGGTGTGAAAGATTCCGGAAAGATTTTGCCGGGTCATGGTGGTATCCTGGATCGCTTTGATAGTATGCTGTTTGTATTGCCAGTAGTGGCTACAATTTTAGGTATTGTTCATTAG
- the rseP gene encoding RIP metalloprotease RseP has protein sequence MKGILIFIVVFGILVFVHEFGHFIVAKKSGILVREFSIGMGPKLFQIRRNPTTYTIRWLPLGGYVRLAGADDESKLDPGMTVVLQLNEQNEVVRIDASESEIPIEGIPVQVTEADLVDDLIIKGYENGDENDPVTYHVAHDATIIEKNGTELIIAPRDTQFNQANVWQKLATNFAGPFMNILLGFVVFLIWTFTVPGPATTTVGSTQANSPARDAKIVTGDQIVAINGQKINNFDQVSQQINQSKGKALHFELKKNGQIRKVTVKPKAHKIQKQTVYQIGIVAKSNENAVVKLKRGWDTAVSTTGLIFRAVGNLFSHFSLNKLSGPVGIYSQTSQVSQMGFTYVLAFLGMISINLGIVNLIPIPGLDGGKLLLNLIELVRGKPISEEHEAIVELIGFGLLLVLIIAVTGNDIYRYFIK, from the coding sequence TTGAAGGGTATACTAATCTTTATCGTCGTCTTTGGTATATTGGTATTTGTCCATGAATTTGGGCATTTTATCGTAGCCAAAAAGTCAGGTATTTTGGTTAGAGAATTCTCAATTGGAATGGGTCCAAAGCTTTTTCAAATTAGACGTAACCCCACCACTTATACCATTCGTTGGTTACCACTTGGTGGGTATGTTCGTTTAGCAGGCGCTGACGATGAAAGCAAGCTGGATCCTGGTATGACGGTTGTTTTACAATTGAATGAACAAAATGAAGTAGTGAGAATTGATGCTTCAGAAAGCGAAATACCAATTGAAGGAATTCCCGTTCAAGTAACAGAGGCTGATCTAGTAGACGATTTAATAATTAAGGGTTACGAAAATGGCGATGAAAATGATCCAGTAACTTATCACGTAGCTCATGATGCAACTATTATTGAAAAAAACGGAACTGAATTAATTATTGCGCCTCGAGATACACAATTTAATCAAGCTAATGTTTGGCAAAAGTTGGCAACTAATTTTGCTGGACCTTTTATGAACATTCTTCTTGGGTTTGTAGTATTTTTAATCTGGACATTTACAGTTCCAGGTCCAGCAACAACTACAGTTGGATCAACTCAGGCTAATTCACCAGCGCGTGATGCAAAAATTGTGACTGGTGATCAGATTGTGGCAATTAATGGACAAAAGATTAATAATTTTGATCAAGTGTCACAGCAGATTAATCAAAGTAAAGGCAAGGCCTTACACTTTGAATTAAAGAAAAATGGTCAAATTAGGAAAGTTACAGTTAAGCCAAAAGCTCATAAAATTCAAAAACAAACAGTTTATCAAATTGGTATTGTAGCTAAGAGCAATGAGAATGCAGTTGTTAAATTAAAACGTGGCTGGGATACAGCTGTTTCAACTACCGGTCTGATTTTCAGAGCCGTAGGTAACTTATTTAGCCACTTTAGTTTGAATAAATTATCAGGTCCAGTTGGAATTTATTCTCAAACTTCACAAGTTTCACAAATGGGCTTTACTTATGTATTAGCCTTTTTAGGAATGATTTCGATTAATTTGGGAATTGTCAATTTAATTCCAATTCCTGGGCTTGATGGTGGTAAACTTTTATTGAACTTAATTGAATTAGTTCGCGGTAAACCGATTTCTGAAGAACATGAGGCAATTGTTGAATTAATTGGTTTCGGCTTATTATTAGTTTTAATTATTGCAGTTACAGGTAACGATATCTATCGCTATTTTATTAAATAA
- a CDS encoding proline--tRNA ligase has translation MRQSKFFMPTLKEAPSDAVAESHKLMIRGGYIRQVTAGVYAYLPLGYRVLRKAEGIIEQEMDKINVPEMIMPHLLPATLWQESGRYKKYGAEMFKLKDRHGRESLLGPTHEETFTEIIAKNLKSYKQMPLALYQIQTKFRDENRPRFGLLRGREFVMLDGYSFAATRDQLDEQFDDQKNAYKRIFKRAGVTVHPVIADSGTMGGKNSTEFQAPAAIGEDTIATNEKGTYAANLEMAKSIDTFKQEPEDAKQLTKVATPGCDTIEKLAKFLDVPATRIVKSILYIADEQKVLVLIRGDKQINEVKLGHILDADEVHEANTADLKEITGSEKGGVGPVNADWADKIIADETVKNLYNVVVGAGETDYQFENANLDRDFKVDEFADIRTANEGEPDPVDHLPLKFTTSIEVGHIFKLGTYYTKTMGADFLDQNGKAKPVIMGSYGIGVTRMLSAAVEQHLTERGVAWPKEIAPFAIHIVQMKMNKEDQTELAEKLEKKFSEKYDVLYDDRKERAGVKFADADLVGAPIRITIGKKAADGIVEVKRPTDDKATEMSIDELDKFVNQELG, from the coding sequence ATGCGTCAATCAAAATTTTTTATGCCAACTTTGAAGGAAGCACCATCAGATGCAGTGGCTGAAAGTCATAAGCTGATGATTAGAGGTGGGTATATTCGCCAAGTCACAGCTGGAGTTTATGCTTATCTTCCATTAGGCTACCGTGTTTTACGCAAGGCTGAGGGAATCATTGAACAAGAAATGGATAAAATTAATGTTCCAGAAATGATTATGCCTCATTTACTTCCTGCAACTTTGTGGCAAGAAAGTGGCCGTTACAAGAAATATGGTGCAGAAATGTTCAAGTTAAAAGATCGTCATGGACGTGAAAGCTTGCTTGGACCTACACATGAAGAAACTTTTACCGAAATTATTGCTAAGAACTTAAAGAGTTACAAACAAATGCCACTTGCTTTGTATCAAATTCAGACTAAGTTTCGTGATGAGAATAGACCTCGTTTTGGCCTTCTTCGTGGGCGTGAATTTGTAATGCTTGATGGTTACAGTTTTGCTGCAACTCGTGATCAATTGGATGAACAATTTGATGATCAAAAAAATGCATATAAGCGTATCTTTAAACGTGCCGGTGTTACTGTTCACCCTGTAATTGCTGACTCAGGTACAATGGGAGGTAAAAACTCTACTGAATTTCAAGCCCCTGCTGCTATCGGTGAGGATACAATTGCTACTAATGAAAAAGGAACATATGCTGCCAACCTTGAAATGGCTAAGAGTATTGATACTTTCAAGCAAGAACCAGAAGATGCTAAGCAATTAACTAAGGTAGCTACGCCAGGCTGCGATACAATTGAAAAATTAGCTAAATTCCTCGATGTACCAGCTACTAGAATTGTTAAAAGTATTTTATACATTGCTGATGAGCAAAAAGTTTTAGTATTAATCCGTGGTGACAAGCAAATCAATGAGGTTAAGTTGGGGCATATCCTTGACGCTGATGAGGTTCATGAAGCAAATACTGCTGATTTAAAGGAAATCACTGGTAGTGAAAAGGGTGGCGTTGGTCCTGTTAATGCAGATTGGGCTGATAAGATTATTGCAGATGAAACTGTTAAGAATCTTTACAACGTTGTAGTTGGTGCAGGTGAAACCGATTATCAATTTGAAAATGCTAACTTAGACCGTGATTTCAAGGTGGATGAATTTGCTGATATTCGGACTGCTAACGAAGGTGAACCAGATCCTGTTGATCATTTACCGCTTAAGTTCACTACTTCAATTGAAGTTGGTCACATTTTCAAGTTGGGTACTTATTACACTAAGACCATGGGTGCAGATTTCTTAGATCAAAATGGTAAAGCAAAGCCTGTCATCATGGGTTCATACGGTATTGGCGTTACTAGAATGTTATCAGCAGCTGTTGAACAACACTTAACTGAACGTGGTGTTGCATGGCCAAAGGAAATCGCTCCATTTGCAATACATATTGTTCAAATGAAGATGAATAAAGAAGATCAAACTGAATTAGCTGAAAAACTTGAAAAGAAATTCAGTGAAAAGTATGATGTTTTATACGATGATCGTAAAGAGCGTGCTGGTGTTAAGTTTGCTGATGCAGATTTAGTCGGTGCACCAATTAGAATTACGATTGGTAAGAAGGCTGCTGATGGCATTGTTGAAGTTAAGCGACCAACTGATGACAAAGCAACCGAAATGTCAATTGATGAATTAGATAAGTTTGTAAATCAAGAGTTAGGATAA